The following proteins are encoded in a genomic region of Sparus aurata chromosome 23, fSpaAur1.1, whole genome shotgun sequence:
- the atp5mc1 gene encoding ATP synthase F(0) complex subunit C1, mitochondrial — protein sequence MYACAKFVTSPAVLRGGSRVLARPVSVSLFNRPEATVEQQALLPFSQSAVLTRSFQTSAVSRDIDTAAKFIGAGAATVGVAGSGAGIGTVFGSLIIGYARNPSLKQQLFSYAILGFALSEAMGLFCLMVAFLILFAM from the exons ATGTATGCCTGCGCCAAGTTTGTCACTTCTCCTGCCGTG CTGCGTGGGGGGTCCAGAGTCCTCGCCCGGCCAGTCTCAGTCTCCCTCTTTAACAGACCTGAAGCCACAGTGGAGCAGCAG gCCCTGTTGCCATTCAGCCAGTCTGCAGTCCTGACCCGCTCCTTCCAGACCAGCGCTGTCTCCCGGGACATCGACACTGCCGCCAAGTTCATTGGTGCTGGTGCTGCCACAGTGGGTGTGGCTGGCTCAGGAGCTGGAATTGGAACAGTGTTCGGCAGCCTCATCATTGGCTATGCCAG GAACCCCTCCCTTAAGCAGCAGCTCTTCTCCTACGCCATCCTGGGTTTTGCTCTGTCTGAGGCTATGGGTCTCTTCTGTCTTATGGTGGCGTTCCTCATCCTGTTCGCCATGTAA